Proteins co-encoded in one Moritella sp. F3 genomic window:
- a CDS encoding YajD family HNH nuclease encodes MSSDTLGTSAVYKRMEQGYREKALKLFPWICGRCTREFVYSNLRELTVHHMDHDHSNNPNDGSNWELLCLYCHDNEHSKYTEHDQYATEVEAGDNNQESATYNPFADLKSMFKK; translated from the coding sequence ATGTCATCAGATACTTTAGGTACCAGCGCAGTTTACAAGCGTATGGAACAAGGCTATCGCGAGAAAGCCCTTAAGTTATTCCCATGGATATGTGGCCGTTGTACACGCGAATTTGTTTATTCTAACTTAAGAGAGCTAACGGTTCACCACATGGACCATGATCACAGTAACAACCCGAATGACGGTAGCAACTGGGAATTACTCTGCTTATATTGCCATGACAACGAGCATTCAAAATATACTGAGCACGATCAGTATGCGACAGAAGTTGAAGCTGGCGATAACAACCAAGAGTCAGCGACATACAACCCTTTCGCAGATTTAAAGTCGATGTTCAAAAAGTAA
- a CDS encoding BamA/TamA family outer membrane protein — protein sequence MSYKNICASLLCSALLVPTSVNAEETTKNNIENTSESSVENSAGNSTESSDATVSSNAEQVTAMPHFDTEVAGVPFIISTEQLGTAVGVSGIIKHAGQPQASIFGLGLYSENDSYIGFVGLNNYALPGLKQWLFSAEYYSSYLSNGIYYVPAARTPNDPLATNKIIAEGTESSLRVNAKYVLPWGLGANGGARSLRQERGDITFNPLESGVTSINITPFQQKRDVTNYDHLPDAAQGLELQFNWDNRDSVGDTESGSQTRFTVRRDFGDDERNSWTTWEIEQSAFVPLDENVLFKEQVLAFNYYLADTPTWESGSGTGDMHRPPSFAGIKLGGFNRLRGYSSGQFYSRSAVAYSAEYRVKPHWQPLHNLPFYSFPWWQWSAFVETGQVADSFDMAELHDDLKWTAGLGLRFNVEGVVVRIDYAKSEEEAQMWFMVNQPF from the coding sequence GTGTCTTATAAGAATATCTGTGCCTCACTGTTATGTAGCGCATTACTGGTGCCGACGTCGGTGAATGCCGAAGAAACTACAAAAAATAACATTGAGAATACTAGCGAAAGCAGTGTGGAAAATAGTGCGGGAAACAGTACTGAAAGTAGTGATGCTACTGTCAGTTCAAATGCAGAGCAAGTAACAGCTATGCCTCACTTTGATACTGAAGTCGCTGGTGTGCCTTTTATTATATCAACAGAACAATTGGGTACTGCAGTTGGTGTGTCCGGTATTATTAAGCATGCAGGGCAACCGCAAGCATCGATATTTGGTCTAGGTTTATACAGTGAAAACGACAGTTATATTGGTTTTGTCGGACTTAATAATTATGCCTTACCAGGTTTAAAGCAGTGGTTGTTTTCAGCTGAATATTACAGTAGCTACTTGAGTAATGGTATTTATTATGTTCCTGCTGCAAGAACGCCAAACGATCCGCTTGCAACGAATAAGATCATTGCCGAAGGAACTGAATCATCGTTACGAGTTAATGCTAAATATGTATTACCTTGGGGTTTAGGGGCTAATGGCGGTGCTCGTAGTTTAAGGCAGGAGCGTGGTGATATAACGTTTAACCCGCTCGAATCTGGCGTTACCAGTATTAACATAACGCCATTTCAGCAGAAGCGTGATGTGACTAATTATGATCATCTACCTGATGCTGCGCAAGGCTTAGAGTTACAGTTTAATTGGGATAATCGCGACAGTGTTGGTGATACGGAGTCGGGTAGTCAAACTCGATTCACAGTGCGCCGTGACTTTGGTGATGACGAGCGTAATAGCTGGACCACATGGGAAATTGAGCAAAGTGCTTTCGTGCCGCTTGATGAAAATGTGCTGTTTAAAGAGCAAGTCTTAGCGTTTAATTATTATCTTGCTGACACCCCTACTTGGGAAAGTGGTAGTGGGACCGGAGATATGCACCGTCCACCTTCTTTCGCCGGTATTAAGCTTGGCGGATTCAACCGCTTACGTGGTTATTCATCAGGTCAGTTCTACAGTCGAAGTGCTGTCGCATATAGCGCTGAATACCGCGTAAAGCCACATTGGCAACCGCTGCATAACTTACCGTTTTATAGCTTCCCGTGGTGGCAGTGGAGTGCATTTGTTGAAACTGGCCAGGTAGCTGATAGTTTTGATATGGCTGAGTTACATGATGATCTTAAATGGACGGCTGGCTTAGGCTTACGCTTTAACGTTGAAGGCGTTGTCGTGCGTATTGATTATGCGAAAAGTGAAGAAGAAGCACAAATGTGGTTTATGGTTAACCAGCCATTCTAG
- a CDS encoding DUF547 domain-containing protein, producing the protein MKTVFLSLFIILTSSFYSTVSIAKPLSYWDKSVPSMEQDIDHSQWQQILNRYLIVGKDETAINLFNYQSVTSADKVILKQYLTQLQSINPLLHTKSQQQAYWINLYNALTVQLILDNYPVKSITKLGERFFSFGPWDDDAAKVNGKTLTLNDIEHEILRPIWQDPRIHYAVNCASYGCPNLSATAFTSQNVEQQLTAGAYAYINHPRGVTVKGSDLEVSSIYEWYAEDFGDNEKALVKHLQRYANPTLKQALLMFQQSPGDIDYEYDWRLNKAE; encoded by the coding sequence ATGAAAACAGTATTTTTAAGTTTATTCATTATACTCACGAGTAGTTTTTACTCGACGGTGAGTATTGCGAAGCCATTATCCTATTGGGATAAAAGTGTTCCCTCAATGGAGCAAGATATTGATCATAGCCAGTGGCAGCAAATTCTAAATCGCTACTTAATCGTTGGTAAGGACGAGACTGCTATTAACTTGTTCAATTACCAAAGTGTCACTAGCGCAGATAAAGTCATCCTTAAACAATACCTTACTCAATTGCAAAGTATCAACCCGTTGTTGCATACCAAATCTCAGCAGCAAGCTTATTGGATCAATTTATATAACGCGCTAACCGTACAGTTGATACTCGATAACTATCCAGTCAAATCGATTACTAAACTCGGTGAACGTTTCTTTTCTTTTGGTCCCTGGGATGACGATGCGGCAAAAGTTAATGGCAAGACTTTAACGCTAAATGATATAGAGCATGAAATACTGCGTCCAATCTGGCAAGACCCACGTATTCATTATGCAGTTAATTGTGCAAGTTATGGCTGTCCTAACTTATCAGCAACAGCCTTTACATCCCAAAATGTAGAGCAACAGTTAACAGCAGGCGCTTATGCTTATATCAATCACCCACGAGGCGTCACAGTTAAAGGCAGTGATTTGGAAGTATCAAGTATCTATGAGTGGTATGCGGAGGACTTTGGCGATAATGAAAAAGCGTTGGTTAAGCATTTACAGCGCTATGCAAATCCAACATTAAAGCAAGCTTTGCTGATGTTTCAACAAAGCCCTGGAGATATAGATTATGAGTATGATTGGCGCTTAAATAAAGCTGAGTGA
- a CDS encoding DUF3391 domain-containing protein has translation MSGIKVSVDRIQVGNYVKLPLGWCDHPFMFNNFKVDSKEQILLIRKLGISHVTVYPKRSDNGLLPVQKLGSKPELDPTIDLEKIRRELWERKQQGIEKLKSHRRRITKTEKNFQSAMTQVRSLMTKLSSRPLNAIEDAEQLIGNMVDSLLKEEHIVLHLMSEAKENENIYYHSLNVSVLAMLLARMKNLDASVIKNIGMGALFHDMGKLKIPPQILRKKTPLTSAEQNFLNLHPKYGLDIVNLVDTFPDSAKAIIAQHHELLDGSGYPKGLAGDDIDAFAQLVSVVNKYDTLCHPADISKARVPSNALSWLYKNNVNKYNNSDLKLLVKVLGIYPPGSVVRLSNDQIGMVISVNSDRLLYPNILIYDAEVPRAEAPIIDLEERKLSITAVIKPDKLPEAIFEYLNPRSRISYYFESSKSER, from the coding sequence ATGAGTGGTATTAAAGTTTCAGTTGATCGTATCCAAGTCGGTAATTACGTAAAGTTACCATTGGGTTGGTGTGATCATCCTTTCATGTTCAATAATTTTAAAGTTGATTCGAAAGAACAAATCTTGCTTATACGCAAGCTTGGTATTTCACACGTGACTGTTTATCCAAAACGCAGTGATAATGGCTTGTTACCGGTTCAGAAGTTAGGCTCTAAACCCGAGCTTGATCCTACAATCGATCTTGAGAAAATCAGACGTGAGTTATGGGAGAGAAAACAGCAAGGTATTGAAAAATTAAAGAGCCATCGACGACGCATAACCAAAACTGAAAAAAACTTTCAATCGGCAATGACTCAAGTTCGCTCTTTGATGACTAAGCTATCAAGTCGACCATTGAATGCTATTGAGGATGCAGAGCAACTTATTGGCAATATGGTTGATTCGTTATTAAAAGAAGAGCATATTGTTTTGCATTTGATGAGTGAAGCTAAAGAAAATGAAAACATTTACTACCATTCATTAAATGTATCCGTGCTCGCTATGTTACTGGCTAGAATGAAAAATTTAGATGCTAGTGTCATAAAAAATATTGGTATGGGTGCACTGTTTCATGACATGGGTAAGTTGAAAATACCACCGCAAATTTTACGTAAAAAGACACCACTTACTAGTGCTGAGCAGAATTTTCTGAACCTACACCCTAAGTATGGGCTTGATATTGTTAATTTAGTGGATACTTTCCCCGATTCAGCGAAAGCCATTATTGCCCAACACCATGAACTATTAGATGGTAGCGGTTACCCTAAAGGTTTAGCGGGGGATGATATTGACGCATTTGCGCAACTTGTTAGTGTGGTTAATAAATATGATACCCTTTGTCATCCGGCAGATATCAGTAAGGCGAGGGTGCCGTCTAACGCACTATCTTGGTTATATAAAAATAACGTAAATAAATATAACAATAGTGATTTAAAACTATTAGTTAAAGTACTCGGTATCTATCCTCCAGGGAGTGTTGTTCGTTTATCTAATGATCAAATAGGCATGGTTATATCAGTGAATTCTGATCGATTACTATATCCTAATATTCTAATTTATGATGCAGAAGTCCCCCGAGCTGAAGCGCCGATTATTGACTTGGAAGAGCGTAAATTATCTATTACTGCTGTGATTAAGCCAGATAAATTACCAGAAGCAATTTTTGAATATCTTAATCCGAGAAGCCGTATTAGTTATTATTTTGAAAGTTCGAAAAGCGAAAGATAA
- a CDS encoding type II secretion system protein: MHQRGFTLIELVIVIIVLGVLSATALPKFLNLADDADIAVVEGTGGALQSAVNLAHSKWIIMGSSTVVELNNDVQLYGVGTAGQIDFTEDGWPAQSFVGSETTIETRNVADCASLWNTILNTGSNTLDLDTGYGDDFTAFYGPMVDALEPAGVCLYKRTSNLELYIRYDSNTGRVTTHTS, from the coding sequence ATGCATCAACGTGGTTTTACCCTAATTGAATTAGTTATTGTGATTATTGTACTTGGGGTTTTATCTGCAACCGCATTACCTAAATTTTTAAACCTCGCCGATGACGCCGATATTGCCGTTGTCGAGGGTACTGGTGGAGCATTGCAAAGTGCGGTTAATCTAGCGCACAGTAAATGGATTATCATGGGTTCTTCAACTGTCGTAGAGTTAAACAATGATGTTCAACTTTATGGGGTGGGGACTGCAGGGCAAATTGACTTTACTGAAGATGGCTGGCCTGCACAGAGCTTTGTTGGTTCTGAGACTACAATTGAAACGAGGAATGTTGCTGATTGTGCCTCATTGTGGAATACGATCTTGAATACGGGTAGTAATACATTAGATCTAGACACAGGGTATGGTGATGATTTCACTGCTTTTTATGGGCCTATGGTTGATGCACTCGAACCTGCTGGAGTGTGTTTATATAAAAGAACAAGTAATCTTGAATTATATATCCGTTATGATTCTAATACCGGCCGCGTGACAACTCATACTTCATAG
- a CDS encoding YdbH domain-containing protein, with product MSTQQQVKKASFHLSRWILGFSILMMLSVAIAFSYRENIIIKVSNHFANNYGVKVEQLTGLMMQFDLQQPWFIESITLANLDLSIDYLQFQQATQVQATDAESSTTTTALLMPTLPRWVPELHITNITVRGDNLPDFATGKLHSWASLNLNTLDVKNIVYRYNDAQPEFGFSVWLQEQQLLTAKFNYNAINEDSNANTSKGRNKQVRGTLLADLAQTKPIISLLFPGFTGLPSGSLKLDLTFNPEKIDRVAVSVWLNDGELKKAQQALITNVNLTLTTELTLADNTWLADTVDLNLVNIDPITVSADNCALFGSLVNMTNTVCQPFQQTEASLQTKPFLKSKLTPVTITPKLPLALQLSILSDMQERDIKNWQVTAQQLATAISMSGNKLALQVNKLLLTPQFLQSAWDMTVDGNSRYINVVDGLAPMPIQVAVQGHAKINLTSKALPIELLVKRARITAQQFNYTDISSDNISVELRTPTKININNNKVLPFTSIFETSLLDNQYQQTYKIKTLTAVHKVDFNSKTLVLNSDWQLDDAVLKSQNTLSLLGLEPIKAEGQWQLPVQNIPSLITDVYPLPKGLDFIALVTNKLDYRLNLNAKEPYLTANFSGELTADSAHFKDITASELKTSWRCNMDSKDADIAASLMAKCIIDSNVAAVNMGPVVDNIAVSGLVSLVDGQLQVAVDNATAEIFSGQVSVLPLLITDFDYIVGQIRVRNLSLPEAIELYQVPGVKVTGLLKADLPFVLQGAAVSITDGIIEGQGQGGIIQIKDNVTIDQLKLTQPQLRYALELLENLHYERLHSDVNFKPSGDTKLVINIKGRNPSVERPIEFNYSHEENILQLFRSLRINDSMYDALDKMNNP from the coding sequence ATGTCGACACAGCAGCAAGTAAAAAAAGCATCATTTCATCTAAGTCGTTGGATCTTAGGTTTCTCGATATTGATGATGTTAAGTGTCGCCATTGCCTTTAGCTATCGTGAAAACATTATTATTAAAGTGAGCAATCATTTTGCTAACAACTACGGTGTTAAAGTCGAGCAGTTAACCGGCTTAATGATGCAGTTTGATTTACAGCAGCCCTGGTTTATTGAAAGCATCACATTGGCTAACCTAGATTTAAGCATAGATTATTTGCAGTTTCAGCAAGCGACTCAAGTGCAAGCCACTGACGCTGAATCAAGCACTACAACGACAGCACTGCTCATGCCTACGTTGCCTCGTTGGGTCCCCGAACTGCACATTACCAATATTACAGTTCGAGGTGACAATTTACCTGATTTTGCTACGGGAAAATTACATTCTTGGGCAAGCCTAAACTTAAATACCCTTGATGTTAAAAATATTGTCTATCGTTATAACGACGCGCAGCCTGAGTTTGGTTTTTCTGTTTGGCTACAAGAGCAGCAATTACTCACGGCAAAATTTAATTATAATGCTATTAACGAAGACAGTAATGCAAATACTAGCAAAGGGCGTAATAAACAAGTTCGCGGTACATTACTTGCAGACTTAGCGCAAACGAAACCAATAATAAGTCTGCTATTTCCCGGGTTTACCGGCTTACCATCTGGTTCGCTCAAGCTCGACCTGACGTTTAATCCTGAAAAGATAGACCGTGTCGCGGTATCTGTTTGGCTTAATGATGGGGAGCTAAAGAAAGCGCAGCAAGCCTTAATCACCAATGTAAACCTAACCTTAACCACCGAACTAACACTAGCGGATAATACTTGGCTGGCAGATACAGTCGATTTAAACTTGGTTAATATAGATCCTATTACAGTGTCTGCAGATAACTGCGCTTTATTTGGCTCATTGGTTAATATGACAAACACCGTATGCCAACCTTTTCAGCAAACAGAAGCCTCTCTACAAACAAAACCTTTTCTAAAAAGTAAACTAACGCCTGTCACTATCACGCCGAAATTACCGTTAGCTTTACAATTAAGCATATTATCAGACATGCAAGAACGCGACATAAAAAACTGGCAGGTCACTGCGCAACAGCTCGCGACTGCCATATCTATGTCGGGAAATAAATTAGCGCTGCAAGTGAATAAGCTACTACTGACGCCGCAATTTTTGCAAAGTGCCTGGGATATGACTGTTGATGGTAACAGTCGATATATTAATGTAGTTGATGGACTTGCGCCGATGCCGATACAAGTCGCAGTGCAAGGGCATGCAAAAATAAACCTGACAAGTAAGGCATTACCGATTGAGTTACTTGTTAAGCGAGCAAGGATAACAGCGCAACAGTTTAACTATACCGACATATCGAGTGACAATATTTCGGTTGAATTACGGACACCTACAAAGATTAATATCAATAATAATAAGGTGTTACCCTTTACTAGCATTTTCGAAACAAGCTTGCTGGATAACCAATATCAACAAACCTATAAGATAAAGACGCTAACGGCCGTGCATAAAGTCGACTTTAATAGCAAGACGCTTGTGTTGAACTCAGATTGGCAACTCGATGATGCAGTGCTAAAAAGTCAAAATACCTTGAGTTTATTAGGTCTCGAGCCAATTAAAGCGGAAGGTCAATGGCAGCTACCAGTACAAAATATCCCATCGTTAATTACCGATGTATATCCTTTACCGAAAGGATTAGACTTCATTGCGCTCGTCACTAATAAGCTTGACTACAGGTTGAACTTAAATGCAAAAGAGCCTTACTTGACGGCAAATTTTAGCGGTGAATTAACGGCAGACAGTGCACATTTTAAGGATATTACCGCCTCAGAATTGAAAACCAGTTGGCGCTGTAACATGGATAGCAAGGATGCTGATATTGCGGCCTCATTAATGGCTAAGTGCATAATTGATAGTAATGTAGCAGCCGTAAATATGGGGCCAGTGGTTGATAATATAGCGGTATCAGGCTTGGTGTCGCTAGTAGATGGACAGTTGCAAGTGGCGGTTGATAATGCCACTGCTGAGATTTTCTCAGGTCAGGTCTCCGTTTTACCATTGTTAATTACTGATTTTGATTATATTGTTGGTCAGATACGGGTTCGCAACCTATCTTTACCAGAGGCTATTGAATTATATCAAGTTCCAGGCGTGAAAGTGACTGGATTATTAAAGGCGGATTTACCGTTTGTCCTGCAAGGAGCTGCGGTATCGATAACCGATGGCATAATCGAAGGGCAAGGTCAGGGCGGTATTATTCAAATTAAAGATAATGTGACTATCGATCAGCTAAAGCTTACTCAACCGCAATTACGCTATGCGTTAGAATTATTAGAAAATCTGCATTACGAA
- the hisA gene encoding phosphoribosylformimino-5-aminoimidazole carboxamide ribotide isomerase: protein MTQFRPCIDLHQGKVKQIVGGSLNEQGAATNFISQYDAAYYADIYRQHDLRGGHVIALGPNNESEVLNALQAWPGGLQFGGGVNLTNAAKYIEAGASHVIVTSYLFDGNEFSWDKLAQLKAAVGKEHLILDLSCRKTAQGWNIATNRWQTVTDTVVNADTLHQLSEHCAEFLIHAADVEGLQNGIDQELVGLLGQCATIPVTYAGGARSIEDLVLVDRLSSGKVDLTIGSALDIFGGSGITLQQCIDWNLAH from the coding sequence TTGACTCAGTTTCGTCCTTGTATTGATTTACACCAGGGAAAAGTAAAGCAAATTGTTGGTGGTAGCTTGAATGAACAAGGTGCTGCAACTAATTTTATTAGCCAATATGATGCGGCTTATTACGCCGATATTTACCGTCAACACGACTTACGTGGTGGTCATGTCATTGCGCTAGGCCCAAATAATGAATCTGAAGTATTAAACGCATTACAAGCATGGCCTGGTGGTTTGCAGTTTGGTGGTGGTGTTAACTTAACCAATGCAGCTAAATATATAGAGGCTGGGGCTTCCCATGTCATTGTGACGTCATACTTGTTTGATGGTAATGAATTTAGCTGGGATAAATTAGCGCAGTTGAAAGCGGCTGTCGGTAAAGAGCATTTGATTTTAGATCTGAGTTGCAGAAAAACGGCACAAGGTTGGAACATTGCGACTAATCGTTGGCAAACCGTGACGGATACCGTTGTCAACGCCGATACATTACATCAGCTTTCTGAGCATTGTGCTGAATTTCTGATTCATGCTGCTGACGTTGAAGGGCTGCAAAATGGTATCGATCAAGAACTTGTTGGTTTATTAGGTCAATGTGCAACAATACCTGTGACCTATGCTGGTGGCGCGCGCAGTATCGAGGATTTGGTCTTAGTTGATCGGTTATCAAGTGGTAAGGTTGATTTAACGATTGGCAGTGCGTTGGATATATTTGGTGGTAGTGGAATAACGCTACAGCAATGCATTGATTGGAATCTAGCACATTAG
- a CDS encoding type II secretion system protein — protein sequence MKHRGFTLIELVIVIIVLGILAATAVPKFINLQNDAEKATLRGLSAGFKGGISIISSKHRLEGEPAVMTVGGNLLSFQSHATPDIINNPVAHFDGVCVLIWDSAVDGILASTSDSNDKVLTALDYNGNLATVRCNYAYKDVGSILYSQETNSICVQYTGDPEPEACKL from the coding sequence ATGAAGCATCGCGGTTTTACTCTCATCGAATTAGTCATTGTTATCATTGTACTAGGCATATTAGCAGCAACAGCAGTTCCTAAATTTATTAACTTACAAAACGATGCTGAAAAAGCGACATTAAGGGGACTTTCAGCTGGATTTAAAGGAGGGATTTCTATTATTTCTTCTAAACATAGACTTGAAGGTGAACCGGCGGTTATGACTGTAGGTGGTAATTTATTGTCTTTTCAATCTCATGCAACTCCAGATATTATAAATAATCCAGTTGCACACTTTGACGGTGTCTGTGTTTTGATTTGGGACTCTGCCGTAGACGGCATTTTAGCATCTACAAGTGATAGTAATGACAAAGTGCTCACGGCATTAGACTACAATGGTAATTTAGCCACTGTACGCTGCAATTATGCCTATAAAGATGTTGGCTCTATTTTATACAGTCAAGAAACTAACTCTATTTGCGTCCAATATACTGGAGATCCTGAGCCAGAAGCGTGTAAACTATAA
- a CDS encoding M48 family metallopeptidase, with protein MSTSKIDSTALKYLTAYSDQVKSQVKQMLEQDTLGKFLLTKYPQTHDITNDKKLREFVMDLKNNYLKKSSPISKIIYDPKIHVVNNALGLHTFVSRVQGNKLKSKNEIRISDMFRRCPEAFLQMITVHELAHVKEKNHDKAFYKLCQHMLPDYHQLEFEMRLYLTQVEFRGEIYN; from the coding sequence ATGTCCACTTCAAAAATAGATTCAACTGCACTTAAATACCTAACGGCTTATTCAGATCAAGTTAAAAGCCAAGTAAAACAGATGTTAGAACAAGATACACTCGGTAAGTTCTTATTAACTAAATATCCGCAAACCCACGATATAACCAATGATAAGAAATTGCGTGAGTTTGTGATGGATTTGAAGAACAATTATTTAAAGAAATCATCACCGATCAGTAAGATCATTTATGATCCTAAAATTCATGTGGTGAATAATGCGCTGGGTTTACATACGTTTGTCTCACGTGTGCAGGGTAATAAATTAAAGAGTAAAAACGAGATCCGTATTAGTGATATGTTTAGACGTTGCCCTGAAGCATTTCTGCAAATGATCACAGTACATGAGCTGGCACACGTGAAAGAGAAAAACCACGACAAAGCCTTCTATAAGCTTTGTCAGCACATGTTACCTGATTATCATCAGCTCGAGTTCGAAATGCGTTTGTATTTAACGCAAGTGGAATTTCGCGGTGAGATTTATAACTAA